CGACTCCGAGGGTGTGCTGCCGTTGCCGTTGGTGGCCAGCCTCGGCGCGTTGCTGGCCGAGGGGCTGGCGGCCGTCCACGACGCTGGTCTGCTGCACCGGGACCTGAAGCCCCAGAACATCATCCTCGGCGTCGACGGGCCGATGATCATCGACTTCGGGCTCGCGGCGCTCGTGGACGCCTCGCAGGACTCGCTGTCCCAACCAGGGATGATCATCGGAACGGTGCGGTGCATGCCGCCGGAACAGGCCGGCGGCAACCCGCGGGTCACGCCGGCGGCGGATGTCTACGCGCTTGGCACGGTGCTGTTGTACGCGGCTGCCGGCCACTATCCGTACGACGGCCCGAAGTGGCAGGCCATCGCTGCTCAGGTCACCAATCCTCAGGTCGTGCCGGACCTGAGCGGGGTGCCGGCCGCTTTGCTGCCGCTGATCGCGTCGATGCTGACGCACGAGCCGCAGGACCGGCCGACCGTCGCGGCCGTCGCGGCGACGTGCGCCGGCCTGGTAGGCGACGCGGGCCTGACACCGGCCGATGCCCGGTGGGCACTCGTCGCATGCACCGCGGGCCGCAGCCCGGCCAGCGCCGCGCACCGGCTCTCCCCGTCGATCGCGGCGCGGCTGGCCGAGCTGCTTGCCGCTACCGACGACATCGACCGGAGCCCGCTGGACGGCCCTCCACCCGCGCCTGCCGACGAGCCGGCCGCGCCACAGGACCGCGATGGGAAGCCCGCCGAGACCGACCGGCAGACGCCGGAGCGTACGGCACCGGTCGAGCCGTCCGCCGTGCCGTCGGGCCGTACGCCTACGCCGCGGCGTCGGCCGGGCCGGCCGCCCGCTTCCAGCCGGGTGGCCGATGACCTGCGGAGGCAGTACGGAGTACAGATCAGTCTGTGACTAGGGTGTGAGGCCCGTGGCGGGCCGTCGAAGAGCTCGGAGTGTGGGAAGGGATCGGAGCCGGGGTGAGCGTCGAAGTCGAAGTCGTTGAGCGGGACGAGGGGACTTCGGCGGGTTACCCACCGGGGGCGCAGGTGTTGGTCCGCGACGAGCTGTGGCTCGTCCGGAAGATCACGAAGACCAGCCGCGACGGGTGGATGGTGGAGGTCACCGGTGTGTCGCCCTTCGTCCGCGGCGCCGAGGCGGTGTTCTTCGACCGGCTCGACGACATCCGCGTCCTGGATCCGCGCCGGACGGAGCTGGTCCCCGACGACTCGGCGAACCACCGTCGCGCCCGGCTGTACCTGGAGGCCGTGTTCCGCAAGACCCCGCTGCCGCAGACGGAGCGAGGGCTGGCGCTCGCTGACGGCTTTCTCATGGACCACCAGATCCACCAGCTCCGCCCGGCGGAGCTGGCGCTGTCGATGCAGAACCCGCAGCCGCGCATCCTGATCGCGGACGTCGTGGGGCTGGGCAAGACGCTGGAGATCGGCATTCTGCTGGCCGAGCTGATCCGCCGCGGCCGCGGCGAGCGCATCCTGGTCGTCACCCCGCAGCACGTCCTGGAGCAGTTCCAGCGCGAGCTGTGGACCCGCTTCGCCATCCCGCTGGTGCGGCTGGACTCCACAGGCATCCAGCGGATGCAGCGGGAGATCCCCGCGGGACGCAACCCGTTCGCGTACTTCAAGCGCGCCATCATCTCGATCGACACGCTGAAGAGCGACACCTACGCCCCGCACCTCGAGCGCACCGACTGGGACGCCGTCGTCATCGACGAGTCACACAACCTGGTCAACCGGGGCACCAAGAACAACCGGTTGGCCCAACTGCTGGCCCGCCGCACGGACGCGCTGATCCTCGCCTCGGCCACCCCGCACAACGGCCGGGCGGTGTCCTTCGCCGAGCTGATCCGCATGCTCGACGAGGCCGCGATCGCTGACCCGACCACGTACGACGTAGACACATTGGGCCACCTGTATATTCGCCGCACCAAGACCTCGCCCGAGGTGCGCGACGGCCTGCGCGGTGCTTGGGCCGACCGCGGCCCGTCCCAACCGATCCATTTCGCGGCGACTGACGACGAGGCGGCGGTCTTGGCGGAGCTGGGCAGCCGCTGGATCCCTGGCGCTGGGGGCGGCCCGTCCGTCAGCACCTCGCAGCTCGTGCCGTACCGGCTGCTCAAGTCATTTCTGTCGTCGCACCGCGCCCTGCTGGCGACGATTGAGACCCGCCTGCGGACGCTCAAGGACTCCAAGTCGTCCGAGCCGGCCGCCCGTGAGGCGGAGCGGGACGCCCTGCTGACGCTGCGGGAGCTGGCGGGACGGATCCGAGACGACGAGACGGCCAAGTTCCGCGCGCTCGTGGACGAGCTGCGGGAGATGGGCGTGGGCCCCGGCTCCGACGTGCGCGTCGTGGTGTTCTCCGAGAGCATCCCCACGCTGACCTGGTTGGCGGAGTCCGTCCCGGAGGCGCTGGGTTTCAGTCCCGGCCCGAGCCGGGACGAGCGACGGCCATGGCTCGGCTACGGCGGCGTGGTCCAGGTGATGCACGGCGACTCCACGGTCGACGAGGAGCAGAACAGCATCGTCGAGCGGTTCGGCCTCCGTGACGACCCCGTACGGATGTTGTTCACCGGTGACATCGCCTCGGAGGGCGTCAACCTGCACCAGCAGTGTCACCGGTTGATCCACTACGACCTTCCGTGGTCGCTGATCCGTATCGAGCAGCGCAACGGCCGGATCGACCGTTACGGCCAGGAGCACGAGCCCCAGTTCCGCGCGCTGATCCTCACCTGCGACCTGCCGTGGCGGACGGACGAGGTGACCGGCCGCCCGCGCACCTTGGACGACCGACTGGTCGGGGAGAAGCTGCTGATTCGGGAAGCGGAGGCCCATAAGATCGAGGGCTCCGCCGAGGCGGTCACGGGTCTCTACCGGGCCCAGGAGGAAGAGGACAGGCTCGTCCAGGACCTGATCGCCGGCCGCACGGTCGAGCAGTCGATCAACCGGTCGCGGCAGAGCGGATCGGCTTTCCTCGCCGGACTGCTAGGCCAGGTGGGGGCCGTCCCGGAACACCTTGAGGTGCGGCGGGCCACCGTGCTGTCCCTGTTCCGCTCCACGGAGAACTACTTCGAGGAGGCGTTGCGCCAAGTGTGCCGGCCCAACCCGGAAGACCACCTGTCGCTGCGGCGCGACGACGACGGCACGATCGCCTTCGAGCCGCCGGCCGACCTCCTCCACCGGCTGCGGTCGCTGCCCAGGTCGTACCTGGACGAGCAACGGATCCTGCCGACGAAGACCGAGCCGGGCCGGATGCGCGTCACCTTCACCAAGTCGCTCGCCGACGCCCGGCTTCGGGCCGCGCGGGAAACGTCGAAGTCGCAGTGGCCGAACGTCTCCTATGTCACAGATGTACATCCCGTGCTGGACTGGCTCACCGACAAGGTGCTCGTGGAGATCGGCCGACACCAGGCGCCGGTGATGGCCGCGGCGGTCGAGAAGCCGGTGTTCCTGA
This genomic stretch from Micromonospora krabiensis harbors:
- a CDS encoding SNF2-related protein, yielding MSVEVEVVERDEGTSAGYPPGAQVLVRDELWLVRKITKTSRDGWMVEVTGVSPFVRGAEAVFFDRLDDIRVLDPRRTELVPDDSANHRRARLYLEAVFRKTPLPQTERGLALADGFLMDHQIHQLRPAELALSMQNPQPRILIADVVGLGKTLEIGILLAELIRRGRGERILVVTPQHVLEQFQRELWTRFAIPLVRLDSTGIQRMQREIPAGRNPFAYFKRAIISIDTLKSDTYAPHLERTDWDAVVIDESHNLVNRGTKNNRLAQLLARRTDALILASATPHNGRAVSFAELIRMLDEAAIADPTTYDVDTLGHLYIRRTKTSPEVRDGLRGAWADRGPSQPIHFAATDDEAAVLAELGSRWIPGAGGGPSVSTSQLVPYRLLKSFLSSHRALLATIETRLRTLKDSKSSEPAAREAERDALLTLRELAGRIRDDETAKFRALVDELREMGVGPGSDVRVVVFSESIPTLTWLAESVPEALGFSPGPSRDERRPWLGYGGVVQVMHGDSTVDEEQNSIVERFGLRDDPVRMLFTGDIASEGVNLHQQCHRLIHYDLPWSLIRIEQRNGRIDRYGQEHEPQFRALILTCDLPWRTDEVTGRPRTLDDRLVGEKLLIREAEAHKIEGSAEAVTGLYRAQEEEDRLVQDLIAGRTVEQSINRSRQSGSAFLAGLLGQVGAVPEHLEVRRATVLSLFRSTENYFEEALRQVCRPNPEDHLSLRRDDDGTIAFEPPADLLHRLRSLPRSYLDEQRILPTKTEPGRMRVTFTKSLADARLRAARETSKSQWPNVSYVTDVHPVLDWLTDKVLVEIGRHQAPVMAAAVEKPVFLIQGVCSNALGRPTIVKWMAVTGLADHPQVVELSPALLHQWGVGPQMPGRAVPRDLPGLAKLVPAAVDEARRYVTEGSGAYRQEVSTMLAPYRARIGTWHQEALFAAPRTSAKQAVDETAERLRHLVEALETVGEPMLRVLAVLEPSNDAAEGADR
- a CDS encoding serine/threonine-protein kinase, with the protein product MRGAKIGQTGVYANPGRTRMGRHELYMEDNPAQIGRYTVARRLGSGGMGEVFLAYSPAGSPVAVKVIRSDRLDEATRARFEREALIARTVIGTNRVARFLDADPYARRPWLAMEYVAGATLLDHVDSEGVLPLPLVASLGALLAEGLAAVHDAGLLHRDLKPQNIILGVDGPMIIDFGLAALVDASQDSLSQPGMIIGTVRCMPPEQAGGNPRVTPAADVYALGTVLLYAAAGHYPYDGPKWQAIAAQVTNPQVVPDLSGVPAALLPLIASMLTHEPQDRPTVAAVAATCAGLVGDAGLTPADARWALVACTAGRSPASAAHRLSPSIAARLAELLAATDDIDRSPLDGPPPAPADEPAAPQDRDGKPAETDRQTPERTAPVEPSAVPSGRTPTPRRRPGRPPASSRVADDLRRQYGVQISL